One Mugil cephalus isolate CIBA_MC_2020 chromosome 8, CIBA_Mcephalus_1.1, whole genome shotgun sequence genomic window carries:
- the LOC125011696 gene encoding interleukin-1 beta-like, with product MESEMTCNMSDMWSPQMPKGLDLEISHHPLKMKHVVNLIIAMERLQAMASESVVGTDFRDENLLNIMLESIVEEKIVFEREAPAPALFSKTGEQQCTMTDSQKRSLVQNSMELHAVTLQGGSDNRKVQLNMSTYVHPAPSADARPVALGIKDTALYLSCHMDDERPTLHLEEVTNKDSLSKISSESEMLRFLFYKRDTGVNISTLMSARFPDWYISTAQQDNKPVEMCQETAPRYRSFNIQRQS from the exons atggaatCCGAGATGACATGCAACATGAGCGACATGTGGAGCCCCCAGATGCCCAAAGGACTGGACTTGGAGATTTCCCATCATCCACTGAAGATGAAGCATGTAGTGAACCTCATCATCGCCATGGAGAGGCTGCAGGCCATGGCGTCGGAGTCCGTGGTCGGCACCGACTTCAGAGACGAGAACCTGCTCAACATCATGCTGGAGAGCATCGTGGAAG AGAAAATTGTCTTCGAGAGAGAAGCACCAGCTCCAGCTCTTTTCAGCAAGACCGGTGAGCAACAGTGCACCATGACCGACAGCCAGAAGAGGAGCTTGGTGCAGAACAGCATGGAGCTGCACGCGGTGACGCTGCAGGGAGGGAGTGACAACCGCAAAG TTCAACTGAACATGTCGACGTACGTGCACCCTGCACCCAGCGCTGACGCCAGGCCCGTGGCCCTGGGCATCAAGGACACGGCTCTGTACCTGTCCTGCCACATGGACGACGAGAGGCCCACGCTTCACCTGGAG GAGGTGACGAACAAAGACAGCCTGTCGAAGATCAGCTCGGAAAGCGAGATGCTGCGCTTCCTCTTCTACAAGCGGGACACCGGGGTGAACATCAGCACCCTCATGTCCGCCCGCTTCCCCGACTGGTACATCAGCACGGCGCAGCAGGACAACAAGCCCGTGGAAATGTGCCAGGAGACGGCCCCGCGCTACCGCAGCTTCAACATCCAGCGCCAGAGCTAG